The following is a genomic window from Desulfotomaculum sp..
TCCGTGTCCAAGTATCATCCGCTGTTCCAGCCAATCTGATGTTGCCACATAAACGGTTTCCAGCCTCGACAGCTCCTTCGTGAGTTTTTCAATGACGTTGTCGGCGGTTTCTCCTTCCATAGTATAAATTGCTTTTAGCCCGAAAGTATTTTCAATCTCATGCTGTGAGTCTTTTGTTTTTGCAGCGTCGAAAACAATCGTTGTTTGAATACCGGTTATAGCGGCATGGTTGATTAATGTATTAATGAGCCTGTTTCTTGCGCTTTCCAGACCATTCTTTTTCATTTCATCAGATGTTTCCGGCCAGGCAAAAATAACATTATAACCATCAACGATCAGGTGGTCTCCCATGAGCAGCCAATCTCCTTTGCCTGAATACTTCATAAGCCAGCAGGGCTGCGGCTACAGAAGCATTTAATGAATTTAACCTGCCTGTCATTGGCAAACTAACAAGGATATCGCAATATTTTCTAATCAGGGGGCCGAGTCCCTTACCCTCGCCTCCTATGACAAGAGCTACAGGTCCATCAAGGCGGGAATCCCAAAAAATCTCTTTTGCCAAAGGGTGTGCTCCTACTATCCAAATATTTTTTTGCTTAAGATATTTTATTGTCTGGACCATGTTTGTTACCCTGCATACAGGCACGTATTCGAATGCTCCTGCCGAGGCTTTAACAGCCGCCGGCGTGAGTGATACACTGCGATGCGCTGTAATTACTAGACCATGCGCGCCGGCTGCTTCAGCGGTACGGGCAATGGCGCCAAGGTTGCGCGGATCATTAAGTTCCGGCAGAAGGAATAAGAATGGCTCTGCCCCTGCGGAAAGCAATAACTCATCAATCGAAAGATAACCTTTAGCGGCGCTTATGGCAGCGGTACCCTGGTGTACGACTCCGGGGAACATTTTATCCAGGTATGTTCTTTCGACAAAGACAACGGGAATATTTTTCTCTCTGGCCAGCATTCTGATTTCATGCCCGGGGCCGGTGTCTGTTTTTCCGGCCAGAAGAAGCTTGTTGATTGGGCGGTTGGCCTTTAGAGCCTCTCGCACAGGATTGCGCCCGACAATATAATCTTCATGTACCCTGTCCGGGTTCACCTAAGATTTCACCTGCTTTTTAGCAATTTGAAAACACTCTTGCATCAAGGAGGTCGTTCACCTAAGCTCAAAATTTTCGCTTGCGTCGACCGCCTCACGTGCCATTGTTAAAACTTCCTGGAGACGGGTATAATTCCTCTTTAAATACAGATAACCAATAAGCGCCTCCAAGCCTGTACTATAATGGTAAAGACCTATATCTTTGCCCTTTTTCGGATGTCCGCTTTTAGCGTTGCGTCCTCTTCTGACCACTGCCGCTTCATCGTCACTTAAACTTTTCTCAAGAGACCGTATGGCAATTGCCTGTTTTTCGGCCTGCACATAACCTGTTGCTTTTTGATGTAATACATTAAGCCGTGTTATACCCTGTTCAATAAGATACTGGCGGATGTACAAGTCATAAACAGCATCTCCCAGGTAAGCCAGTACTAAAACCGGGGTTTCTTCGGGAGAGCATTTTTCATTTTGCAAAAAACTATTCACTTCCATTATAACTACCCCGGAAAATAGTTTTTCATATCAAATAAGGGGTCAGGCTTGACTTATTACAAATATTGACTTATTGGATATCTTTCATTGAACCCTTTGGACGGTTCTATTGAGTACTTATTTTCCATCTGGCGCCGTCCGGAGTATCTTCTATTATAATTCCCATTTCATTCAGACCGTTGCGGATCCGGTCGGCTGTTGCCCAATCTTTTTTTGTGCGGGCTTCCTGACGGATTTTAAGAAGCAGCTCAATTAAAGATTGGATAAGGCTGTCGTCGGTGTGTGATTTCTCATCAAGGATGAATTTTCCGTCGGGATCTGTTTTAAACAGACCCAGAACATTGTTAAAATAGGCATACAACTCAATTGCCCTGACTAAATCAGCTTTATCAAATATTGTGTTTTGGTTTAAAAACGTATTTACTTCTTTGGCAGCTTCGAAGAAAACACCGATGGCCAGAGCAGTGTTAAAGTCATCATCCATTGCCTGGTTAAAACGCTTTTTTAAATCGATAAGCCTTGTTTGAAAATCTGAATCCTTTTCTTTAAGCCCGGCTGACGACCGTTTTTTAATGGCCTCCTCAAGAAGTTCAATGCTGTTTTTTAGACGTTCCAATCCTTGTCCGGATGCTTCC
Proteins encoded in this region:
- a CDS encoding NYN domain-containing protein, whose protein sequence is MGDHLIVDGYNVIFAWPETSDEMKKNGLESARNRLINTLINHAAITGIQTTIVFDAAKTKDSQHEIENTFGLKAIYTMEGETADNVIEKLTKELSRLETVYVATSDWLEQRMILGHGAFRLTPKELLSWVERAKKDAEGHYTGGTPVDGYLERSLTENVRSIFEKWRRKRS
- a CDS encoding 23S rRNA (guanosine(2251)-2'-O)-methyltransferase RlmB translates to MNPDRVHEDYIVGRNPVREALKANRPINKLLLAGKTDTGPGHEIRMLAREKNIPVVFVERTYLDKMFPGVVHQGTAAISAAKGYLSIDELLLSAGAEPFLFLLPELNDPRNLGAIARTAEAAGAHGLVITAHRSVSLTPAAVKASAGAFEYVPVCRVTNMVQTIKYLKQKNIWIVGAHPLAKEIFWDSRLDGPVALVIGGEGKGLGPLIRKYCDILVSLPMTGRLNSLNASVAAALLAYEVFRQRRLAAHGRPPDR
- a CDS encoding ribonuclease III is translated as MEVNSFLQNEKCSPEETPVLVLAYLGDAVYDLYIRQYLIEQGITRLNVLHQKATGYVQAEKQAIAIRSLEKSLSDDEAAVVRRGRNAKSGHPKKGKDIGLYHYSTGLEALIGYLYLKRNYTRLQEVLTMAREAVDASENFELR